In one Achromobacter spanius genomic region, the following are encoded:
- a CDS encoding ABC transporter substrate-binding protein: protein MRFTPVKTLAAAAVLFAFAGAAQAADAPECEIKRPVNFGAMNWESNLVLVDVERFIMEKGYGCKTETLPTETLPALAALERGDLDINTEIWLNSVADPWDRAQKTGKVKRIGDLYMGAEGWYIPRYTAERLPELKSAADLPKFKDKFKDPEEPNKGRFYGCPAGWGCEVTSNNLFHALKLGDTYTLYSPGTGAAQKAALMSAYKRKQDVVFYYWSPTPLVGAMDLVKLEMPPYDAEKHKCLTSTKCANPQPSAYPDNPVFTAVNTKFSEEAPTLTAFLSKVSVPLPVINETLAHMEESGDDSSAVAKWFLKNKPDVWTKWVPADVASRVQSAL from the coding sequence ATGCGTTTTACCCCTGTCAAGACCCTGGCCGCCGCGGCCGTCCTGTTTGCATTTGCCGGAGCGGCCCAAGCCGCCGACGCCCCTGAATGCGAAATCAAGCGCCCGGTCAATTTCGGCGCCATGAACTGGGAATCCAACCTGGTTCTGGTTGATGTCGAACGTTTCATCATGGAAAAGGGCTACGGTTGCAAGACCGAAACCCTGCCGACGGAAACCCTGCCCGCCCTGGCCGCGCTTGAGCGCGGTGACCTGGATATCAATACCGAGATCTGGCTCAACAGCGTGGCCGACCCCTGGGATCGCGCGCAAAAGACCGGCAAGGTCAAGCGCATCGGTGATCTCTACATGGGCGCCGAAGGCTGGTACATCCCGCGCTACACGGCGGAACGCCTGCCCGAGCTGAAGTCGGCCGCCGACCTGCCGAAGTTCAAGGACAAGTTCAAGGACCCCGAAGAACCCAACAAGGGCCGTTTCTATGGCTGCCCGGCGGGCTGGGGTTGCGAAGTCACCAGCAACAACCTGTTCCATGCCTTGAAGCTGGGCGACACCTACACGCTGTATTCGCCTGGCACGGGCGCCGCGCAGAAAGCCGCATTGATGTCGGCCTACAAGCGTAAGCAGGACGTGGTCTTCTACTACTGGTCGCCCACGCCGCTGGTTGGCGCCATGGACCTGGTCAAGCTGGAAATGCCGCCCTATGACGCCGAAAAGCACAAGTGCCTGACGTCGACCAAGTGCGCCAACCCGCAGCCCAGCGCCTACCCCGACAACCCCGTCTTCACCGCCGTGAACACCAAGTTCTCGGAAGAAGCGCCGACGCTGACCGCGTTCCTGTCCAAGGTCTCGGTGCCGCTGCCGGTCATCAATGAAACCCTGGCCCACATGGAAGAGTCTGGCGATGATTCCAGCGCCGTGGCCAAGTGGTTCCTGAAGAACAAGCCCGACGTCTGGACCAAGTGGGTTCCCGCCGACGTCGCCAGCCGCGTTCAAAGCGCGCTGTAA
- a CDS encoding SDR family NAD(P)-dependent oxidoreductase: MGTLNGKVALVSGSGRGIGQEIALKLAREGAKVVVNDLDPEPANETVNLIRQAGGLAQACVGSVTASGFAERFVGTAIDTYGGLDIIVNNAGYTWDNVIQKMTDEQWDEILAVHLSAPFRILRAASGFIREAAKAEAAAGREVFRKVVNISSTSGVMGNAGQANYAAAKAGINGLTRAMAKEWGRYKVNVNSVAFGLIKTRLTEAAADGDAMLDIEGRQIKVGVNPQVLKNAESLIPLGRAGTPAEAAGAVYLFCLPESNYVSGQVLVVGGGRP, from the coding sequence ATGGGTACGTTAAATGGCAAGGTCGCGCTGGTGTCTGGGTCCGGGCGCGGTATTGGGCAGGAAATCGCGTTGAAGCTGGCGCGCGAAGGCGCAAAAGTCGTGGTCAATGACCTGGATCCTGAACCCGCCAACGAGACGGTCAACCTGATCCGTCAGGCGGGCGGGCTGGCGCAGGCGTGCGTAGGCAGCGTCACCGCCTCCGGTTTTGCCGAGCGCTTCGTGGGCACGGCCATCGACACCTATGGTGGGCTGGACATCATTGTGAACAACGCCGGCTACACCTGGGACAACGTCATCCAGAAAATGACCGACGAGCAATGGGACGAGATCCTGGCCGTGCATCTGTCGGCCCCATTCCGCATTTTGCGCGCCGCGTCTGGTTTCATCCGCGAAGCGGCCAAGGCCGAAGCCGCCGCAGGGCGCGAAGTATTCCGCAAGGTAGTGAACATATCGTCCACCTCCGGCGTGATGGGCAACGCGGGGCAGGCCAACTACGCGGCTGCCAAGGCCGGCATCAATGGCTTGACGCGCGCCATGGCCAAGGAATGGGGGCGCTACAAAGTCAACGTGAACAGCGTCGCGTTCGGCCTGATCAAGACGCGCCTGACCGAAGCGGCCGCCGATGGCGACGCCATGCTGGACATCGAAGGGCGGCAGATCAAGGTGGGCGTGAACCCGCAGGTGCTGAAGAACGCGGAAAGCCTGATTCCGCTTGGCCGCGCGGGCACGCCCGCCGAAGCGGCGGGCGCCGTGTACCTGTTCTGCCTGCCCGAATCCAACTACGTCAGCGGACAGGTGCTGGTCGTG
- a CDS encoding lipid-transfer protein, whose amino-acid sequence MNRKVWVAGVGMIPFSKPGASEPYSVMGMRAARAALQDAGVPYDAVQQAYAGYVYGDSTAGQAVVYGVGLTGIPVFNVNNNCASGSSALFLARQAVESGAVECALAVGFEQMVPGALKSVYEDRPSPLAEFIAAMADTQGYDTSKPRAAQFFGGAARHYMKQHDMRADTFARISVKARQHAARNPYAVFRQTVTLADVMDAPMIFEPLTRLQCCPPTCGAAAAILCSDAFGRRHGLNPGVSIAAQAMTTDTSSTFNSGDMRRLVGYDMTRAAADQVYEAAGVDPVDLDVVELHDCFTANELISYEGLRLTPEGSAEQFILDGDNTYGGRVVTNPSGGLLSKGHPLGATGLAQCAELVWQLRGQADLRQVEGARLALQHNLGLGGACVVTLYQAA is encoded by the coding sequence ATGAACAGAAAAGTGTGGGTGGCCGGCGTCGGCATGATCCCCTTCAGCAAACCCGGCGCAAGCGAGCCGTATTCCGTGATGGGCATGCGCGCCGCGCGGGCAGCCCTGCAAGACGCGGGCGTGCCGTATGACGCCGTGCAGCAGGCCTACGCGGGCTACGTCTATGGCGACTCCACGGCGGGCCAGGCGGTGGTGTATGGCGTGGGCTTGACCGGCATTCCCGTCTTCAACGTCAACAACAACTGCGCCAGCGGCTCGTCGGCGCTGTTCCTGGCGCGCCAGGCGGTGGAAAGCGGCGCGGTCGAATGCGCGCTGGCCGTGGGCTTTGAGCAGATGGTGCCCGGAGCGTTGAAAAGCGTGTACGAAGACCGCCCGTCGCCGCTGGCCGAGTTCATCGCCGCGATGGCCGATACGCAGGGCTATGACACCAGCAAGCCGCGCGCCGCGCAGTTCTTTGGCGGCGCCGCGCGCCACTACATGAAACAGCACGACATGCGCGCCGACACCTTCGCGCGCATCTCGGTCAAGGCGCGCCAGCACGCGGCCCGCAACCCGTACGCCGTCTTTCGCCAGACCGTCACGCTGGCCGACGTGATGGACGCACCCATGATCTTCGAACCCCTGACGCGCTTGCAATGCTGCCCGCCCACCTGCGGCGCGGCGGCCGCCATCCTGTGTTCGGACGCCTTTGGGCGCCGGCATGGCTTGAACCCTGGCGTCAGCATCGCGGCGCAGGCCATGACCACCGATACGTCGTCCACCTTCAACTCGGGCGACATGCGCCGCCTGGTCGGCTATGACATGACGCGCGCCGCCGCCGACCAGGTTTACGAGGCCGCGGGCGTGGACCCCGTCGACCTCGACGTGGTGGAACTGCACGACTGCTTCACGGCCAACGAACTGATCAGCTACGAAGGGCTGCGTCTGACGCCCGAAGGCAGCGCCGAACAATTCATTCTGGATGGCGACAACACCTATGGTGGGCGCGTGGTGACGAATCCGTCGGGCGGGCTGCTGTCCAAAGGGCATCCGCTGGGCGCCACGGGTCTGGCGCAATGCGCCGAGCTGGTCTGGCAATTGCGCGGCCAGGCCGACTTGCGGCAGGTGGAAGGCGCGCGGCTGGCCTTGCAGCACAACCTGGGGCTGGGCGGCGCTTGCGTCGTCACGCTCTACCAGGCCGCATGA
- a CDS encoding tripartite tricarboxylate transporter substrate binding protein, translating into MTDHPCSIALPRRRSLLKLGLGLGLTLPAALALSPAARAATFPARPITLIVPFPAGGATDTQMRALAVAASRELGQSVVIANRPGAGGTLGPAAMAHSAAPDGYTVSVVVGTLFRYPFLQQVNYDPVQDFTYIACMTAYSYGIVVRQDAPWKTLDELIADARAHPQKISYGATGAGGSGRIAIERLSRLTGTTFNFIPYKGAAEETTALLGGHIQMVADAGWGPMIDTGRARLLAIIGDARAKRVPEVPTMTELGYPIVATNPVGIAGPKGMDPKTVAVLQRAFHRASRDPEYNRALETADQPHMLMDSAAYTEFAVKQVAEEKRFVAELGLKTQ; encoded by the coding sequence ATGACGGATCACCCTTGCAGCATTGCCTTGCCCCGACGCCGCAGCCTGCTCAAGTTGGGGCTTGGGTTGGGCCTCACCCTGCCGGCCGCGCTGGCGCTCAGCCCCGCCGCGCGCGCCGCCACGTTTCCCGCGCGGCCCATCACTTTGATCGTGCCCTTTCCCGCTGGCGGCGCGACCGATACACAAATGCGCGCGCTGGCCGTGGCGGCCTCGCGCGAGTTGGGCCAAAGTGTCGTCATCGCCAACCGACCGGGCGCGGGCGGCACGCTGGGGCCGGCCGCCATGGCGCACAGCGCCGCGCCGGATGGCTACACGGTATCGGTGGTGGTGGGCACGCTGTTTCGTTACCCGTTCCTGCAGCAGGTAAATTACGACCCCGTCCAGGACTTCACTTACATCGCCTGCATGACGGCGTATTCCTACGGCATTGTGGTGCGCCAGGACGCACCCTGGAAAACGCTGGACGAACTGATCGCCGATGCGCGCGCTCATCCCCAGAAAATCAGCTACGGCGCCACGGGCGCGGGCGGGTCGGGCCGCATCGCCATCGAACGGCTGTCCAGGCTGACCGGCACGACATTCAATTTCATTCCGTACAAGGGCGCGGCGGAAGAAACCACGGCGCTGTTGGGCGGCCACATCCAGATGGTGGCGGACGCGGGCTGGGGACCGATGATCGACACCGGGCGGGCGCGGCTCTTGGCCATCATCGGCGATGCGCGCGCCAAGCGCGTGCCCGAGGTGCCCACCATGACCGAGCTGGGTTACCCCATCGTGGCGACCAACCCCGTGGGCATCGCCGGCCCCAAGGGCATGGACCCGAAGACGGTGGCCGTGTTGCAAAGGGCTTTTCATCGCGCCTCGCGCGACCCCGAGTACAACCGTGCCCTGGAAACGGCGGACCAGCCGCACATGCTGATGGACAGCGCCGCGTATACGGAATTCGCCGTCAAGCAGGTGGCGGAGGAAAAGCGCTTTGTGGCCGAGCTAGGCCTGAAAACGCAATAG
- a CDS encoding AraC family transcriptional regulator, whose translation MTHHTIAVGHIAQILQGARTRGVDVDRVLRRADVPPTLLQAPMARVSQAQFAQILRMLRRATRDDFLGLGQRPVPLGAFAQACRLAVQESTVGQALRVAFRYYHGVLRDFTARLCVSGGTARIVLDARGEPGCTPWYGERTFLFFTLGVANWLAGRRIPILGVDYNAGTRSADAQRVFHAPVRYGQPVTGLWLESRWLALPVVQDAQALHAFLANAPFDLLVKYQDRATLTDRIRRLLRHDLSAELPSLAQVSAQLSMTPQTLRRHLRDEGQGFQVLKDDLRRDAAIEYLGRHDVSLMEIAERLGFSEPSTFHRAFKKWTGVSPGEYRRNQLTRGPCPSRATPEADTFRQSI comes from the coding sequence ATGACGCATCACACCATTGCCGTGGGGCACATCGCCCAGATCCTGCAAGGCGCCCGCACGCGCGGCGTGGACGTTGACCGCGTGTTGCGGCGCGCGGATGTGCCGCCCACCTTGTTGCAGGCGCCGATGGCGCGCGTGTCGCAGGCGCAGTTCGCGCAGATTTTGCGGATGTTGCGGCGCGCCACGCGCGACGATTTCCTGGGCCTGGGACAGCGCCCCGTGCCGCTGGGCGCCTTTGCTCAGGCCTGCCGCTTGGCCGTGCAGGAAAGCACGGTGGGCCAGGCGTTGCGCGTGGCGTTTCGCTATTACCACGGCGTGCTGCGCGACTTCACTGCGCGGCTTTGCGTCAGCGGCGGCACGGCGCGCATCGTGCTGGACGCGCGGGGCGAACCCGGCTGCACGCCGTGGTATGGCGAACGTACCTTCCTGTTCTTCACCCTGGGCGTGGCCAACTGGTTGGCGGGCCGCCGCATCCCCATCCTGGGCGTGGACTACAACGCGGGCACGCGCAGCGCCGACGCGCAACGGGTCTTTCACGCGCCGGTGCGCTATGGGCAACCCGTTACGGGCCTGTGGCTGGAATCGCGCTGGCTGGCCTTGCCCGTGGTGCAGGACGCCCAGGCGCTGCATGCCTTTTTGGCCAATGCCCCGTTTGACCTGCTGGTGAAGTACCAAGACCGCGCCACCTTGACCGACCGCATCCGCCGACTGCTGCGCCATGACTTGTCCGCCGAACTGCCGTCCCTGGCTCAGGTCAGCGCACAGTTGTCGATGACGCCGCAAACGCTCAGGCGGCATCTGCGCGACGAAGGCCAGGGCTTCCAGGTGCTGAAGGATGACTTGCGGCGCGACGCCGCCATTGAATACCTGGGGCGGCACGACGTGTCCTTGATGGAGATTGCTGAGCGCCTGGGCTTTTCGGAACCCAGCACATTTCATCGCGCCTTCAAGAAATGGACCGGCGTGTCGCCGGGCGAGTATCGCCGCAACCAACTGACGCGTGGCCCCTGCCCCAGCCGCGCGACACCTGAGGCTGACACTTTCCGCCAATCCATTTGA
- a CDS encoding CaiB/BaiF CoA transferase family protein, translated as MDTPNTAPLAGIRVLDLSRLLPGPLGAQYLADLGADVIKIEDTQAGDYAPPALRAVCNRNKRGLRLNLKDPDGQAALAALARQADVVIESFRPGVAARLKADYPTLSQHNPRLVYCSITGYGQDGPLRDAAGHDLNYSAYAGVADQMGCGPDQPALSNLPVADILGGSLTAVMGILAALVDTQRTGQGRYVDIAITDGLLAAAVVPLATLNAQGDTCPAGADTLSGALACYGQYRAQDGRYLAVAALEPKFWDTLCRRIERPDLLPLHRDGNAERQAWLRSELQALFASRPLAHWLDLLDGADCCVSPVLKLSESLAHPQFTARGMVHASRHPACWPAAHVASPVKMSGFQFAIHRQAPLPGEHTAQVLREAGYDDAAIASLAQRGIAL; from the coding sequence TTGGATACGCCGAACACCGCTCCGCTTGCGGGCATCAGAGTCCTGGACCTGTCGCGCTTGCTGCCCGGCCCGCTGGGCGCGCAGTACCTGGCCGACCTGGGCGCGGACGTGATCAAGATCGAAGACACGCAGGCGGGCGATTACGCGCCCCCCGCACTGCGCGCCGTGTGCAACCGCAACAAGCGCGGCCTGCGGCTGAACCTGAAAGACCCCGATGGCCAGGCCGCGCTGGCGGCGCTGGCGCGGCAGGCCGACGTGGTGATCGAGAGCTTTCGCCCCGGCGTGGCCGCGCGCCTCAAGGCGGACTACCCCACCCTGTCGCAACACAACCCACGCCTGGTGTATTGCAGCATCACCGGCTATGGGCAGGACGGCCCGCTGCGTGATGCCGCGGGCCACGACCTGAATTATTCGGCCTACGCGGGCGTGGCCGACCAGATGGGATGCGGACCGGATCAGCCGGCGCTGTCCAACCTGCCGGTGGCGGACATTCTGGGCGGCTCGCTGACGGCGGTAATGGGCATACTGGCGGCGCTGGTGGACACACAACGCACGGGCCAGGGACGCTATGTGGACATCGCCATCACCGACGGCCTGCTGGCCGCCGCGGTCGTGCCGCTGGCCACGCTGAATGCGCAAGGCGACACCTGCCCGGCGGGCGCCGACACGCTCTCGGGCGCGCTGGCCTGCTACGGCCAGTACCGCGCGCAAGACGGACGCTACCTGGCGGTGGCGGCGCTGGAACCAAAATTCTGGGACACGCTGTGCCGGCGAATCGAACGGCCAGACCTGCTGCCGCTGCACCGCGATGGCAACGCCGAACGACAAGCCTGGCTGCGCTCAGAACTGCAAGCGCTGTTCGCCTCGCGACCGCTGGCGCATTGGCTGGACTTGCTGGATGGCGCGGACTGCTGCGTGTCGCCCGTGCTGAAGCTGTCTGAAAGCCTGGCGCATCCGCAGTTCACCGCGCGCGGCATGGTGCATGCGTCGCGGCACCCGGCCTGCTGGCCAGCCGCGCACGTCGCCAGCCCGGTGAAGATGTCCGGCTTTCAGTTCGCCATCCACCGCCAGGCGCCGTTGCCGGGCGAACACACCGCCCAGGTCCTGCGCGAAGCCGGCTATGACGACGCCGCCATCGCCAGCCTGGCGCAGCGTGGCATCGCGCTGTAA
- a CDS encoding tautomerase family protein, with protein MPILNVQILQGHSAAQKAALLTAASNAVVESIAAPLPSVRIVLQEVPAENVIVAGEIGKRMVRVDVALIEGRDEAKKAALIAALNQAVCTSIDISGDDVRVLIRDVPKVDMGVANGISAKAAGR; from the coding sequence ATGCCCATTTTGAACGTCCAGATCCTGCAAGGCCACTCGGCCGCCCAGAAGGCCGCCTTGCTTACGGCCGCGTCCAACGCGGTGGTTGAGAGCATTGCCGCGCCGCTGCCCAGCGTGCGCATCGTCTTGCAGGAGGTGCCCGCCGAAAACGTGATCGTGGCGGGCGAGATCGGCAAGCGCATGGTGCGCGTGGACGTCGCGCTGATCGAAGGGCGCGACGAAGCCAAGAAGGCCGCGCTCATCGCCGCCCTGAACCAGGCCGTCTGCACCAGTATCGACATCTCGGGCGACGACGTGCGGGTGCTGATCCGCGACGTGCCCAAGGTGGACATGGGCGTGGCCAACGGCATCAGCGCCAAGGCCGCGGGCCGCTAA
- a CDS encoding ABC transporter permease: MFPEIIPARQVRAAIDGFVDHLVTNYADTLETLSQPVLHALVWLEQLLRSSPWWAVVAVTVAIAWGVSRRIGLSLAMGALLCMIGVLGLWDAGMQTLALMIMAAGLSVIIGIPLGVLMARVNWLRSIMLPVLDVMQTMPSFVYLIPVVMLFGLGKIPAIIATVIYAVPPLIRLTDLGIRLVDREVLEASRAFGANPRQQLFGVQLPLALPNIMAGINQTTMMALSMVVIASMIGARGLGYEVLLGINRLEVGRGLLAGLGIVVLAVLFDRITQSYGQRMRMGGQR, translated from the coding sequence ATGTTTCCTGAAATTATTCCCGCCCGTCAGGTCAGGGCGGCAATCGACGGCTTCGTCGATCACCTGGTCACCAATTACGCCGACACGCTAGAGACCCTGTCTCAGCCGGTTCTCCACGCCCTGGTGTGGCTGGAGCAATTGCTGCGCAGTTCGCCCTGGTGGGCCGTGGTGGCCGTTACCGTCGCGATCGCCTGGGGCGTCAGCCGCCGCATCGGCCTGAGCCTGGCCATGGGCGCGCTGCTGTGCATGATTGGCGTGCTGGGCCTGTGGGACGCCGGCATGCAGACCCTGGCGCTGATGATCATGGCCGCCGGCCTGTCGGTGATCATCGGCATTCCGCTGGGCGTGCTGATGGCCCGCGTGAACTGGCTGCGTTCCATCATGCTGCCGGTGCTGGACGTGATGCAGACCATGCCTAGCTTCGTGTACCTGATTCCGGTCGTGATGCTGTTTGGCCTGGGCAAGATTCCCGCCATCATCGCCACCGTGATCTACGCCGTGCCGCCGCTGATCCGCCTGACCGACCTGGGCATCCGCCTGGTTGACCGCGAAGTGCTGGAAGCGTCGCGCGCCTTTGGCGCCAACCCGCGCCAGCAGCTCTTTGGCGTGCAGTTGCCGCTGGCGCTGCCCAACATCATGGCGGGCATCAACCAGACCACGATGATGGCGCTGTCCATGGTGGTGATCGCTTCGATGATCGGCGCGCGCGGCCTGGGCTATGAAGTGTTGCTGGGCATCAACCGCCTGGAAGTGGGGCGTGGCCTGTTGGCGGGCCTGGGTATCGTGGTGCTGGCCGTGCTGTTCGACCGGATCACGCAATCGTATGGACAGCGCATGCGCATGGGAGGCCAGCGATGA
- a CDS encoding quaternary amine ABC transporter ATP-binding protein, with amino-acid sequence MSKIEVKNIYKVFGSHPKKWLEAAQGGMSKEQLLAESGHTLGLRDISLSIEEGSIYVIMGLSGSGKSTLIRHFNRLIEPSAGHILVDGVDVVSLNKRDLEVFRQKKMSMVFQRFGLFPHRTVLDNAAYGLTVQGVGRAEREKRAQDWLEQVGLAGFENQYPHQLSGGMQQRVGLARALATDAEILLMDEAFSALDPLIRREMQDQLLQLQAKLNKTIVFITHDLDEALRLGNRIAILKDGELVQEGTPEDILLNPANDYVQSFLQDVNRTKVLNATHAVNPARLTLTMRSRPAHALDRMRAMDYEYAPVLDGKRLAGVLTAKAAEQAIQEGVRDVSRFVEDLASVPATAGLGEVLAQLVHSDQPVAVTGEDDEFLGMLSRKKVVELVTPALTETAQAEPATAELEGQPAPEHRGEAA; translated from the coding sequence ATGAGCAAGATCGAAGTCAAGAACATCTACAAGGTCTTTGGATCGCACCCGAAGAAGTGGCTGGAAGCCGCCCAGGGCGGCATGAGCAAGGAACAGCTGCTGGCTGAAAGCGGCCACACGCTGGGCCTGCGCGACATCAGCCTGTCGATTGAAGAAGGCAGCATCTACGTCATCATGGGTTTGTCGGGCTCGGGCAAGTCGACCTTGATCCGCCATTTCAACCGCCTGATCGAACCCAGCGCCGGCCACATCCTGGTCGATGGCGTGGATGTCGTCAGCCTGAATAAGCGCGACCTTGAAGTCTTCCGTCAAAAGAAGATGAGCATGGTTTTCCAGCGCTTTGGCCTGTTTCCGCACCGCACCGTGCTGGACAACGCCGCCTACGGCCTGACCGTGCAGGGCGTGGGCCGCGCCGAACGCGAAAAGCGGGCGCAGGACTGGCTGGAACAAGTGGGCCTGGCTGGTTTCGAAAACCAGTATCCGCATCAACTGTCTGGCGGCATGCAGCAGCGCGTGGGCTTGGCGCGCGCGCTGGCCACCGATGCCGAAATCCTGCTGATGGATGAAGCGTTTTCGGCGCTGGACCCGCTTATCCGCCGCGAAATGCAAGACCAGTTGCTGCAATTGCAGGCCAAGCTGAACAAGACCATCGTGTTCATCACGCATGATCTGGACGAAGCGCTGCGCCTGGGCAACCGCATCGCCATCCTGAAGGACGGCGAACTGGTGCAGGAAGGCACGCCGGAAGACATTCTGCTGAACCCGGCCAACGACTACGTGCAGTCGTTCCTGCAAGACGTGAACCGCACCAAGGTCCTGAATGCCACGCACGCCGTCAACCCGGCGCGCCTGACCCTGACGATGCGTTCGCGTCCGGCGCACGCGCTGGACCGCATGCGCGCCATGGACTACGAATACGCGCCGGTGCTGGACGGCAAGCGCCTGGCCGGCGTGTTGACCGCCAAAGCGGCTGAGCAGGCCATCCAGGAAGGCGTGCGCGACGTGTCGCGCTTCGTCGAAGACTTGGCATCGGTGCCCGCCACGGCAGGCCTGGGCGAAGTGCTGGCGCAGTTGGTGCATAGCGACCAGCCGGTGGCCGTCACCGGCGAGGACGACGAATTCCTGGGCATGCTGTCGCGCAAGAAGGTCGTGGAGCTGGTGACCCCGGCCTTGACGGAAACCGCGCAGGCGGAGCCGGCCACCGCCGAACTTGAAGGCCAACCCGCCCCCGAGCATCGGGGCGAAGCGGCCTGA
- a CDS encoding class I SAM-dependent methyltransferase: MNPLLSVVERKLEGLPVPVQLVLPDGAVLGPPDPRVRFVTHDKGALAHLAEGAVGVLGQDYVEGRINIEGNMRDVMAAASALLPGSPVEAAQGGWLTELVRRVMSVWRHSIERDAKQIEFHYDLSDDFYALWLDPRRVYSCAYFRTPDMTLAEAQEAKLDLICRKLRLRAGERFLDVGAGWGGLLLWAAEHYGVDATGITLSRNQHAHVTRLIQEKGLACRVRMELLDYRKLDESMPYDKIASVGMFEHVGRAQLEGYFAKLRRLLRPGGLIMNHGITAAGVYNGELGNGMGEFIEKYIFPGGELTHISVVMQAMTNGGLEEVDVENLRPHYARTLWAWSDALEARLPEAAQILSGEQGARSLRAYRLYLAGCAMAFEHGWIALHQVLGQTPAVGRGDELDNPSDLSYPWRRDYMYAKGAQGGRS, encoded by the coding sequence GTGAATCCTTTGTTGTCTGTCGTGGAACGCAAACTTGAAGGCCTGCCGGTGCCGGTCCAACTGGTTCTGCCTGATGGCGCGGTGCTGGGGCCGCCCGACCCGCGCGTGCGCTTCGTCACGCATGACAAGGGGGCGCTCGCCCATTTGGCCGAAGGCGCCGTGGGCGTGCTGGGGCAGGACTACGTGGAAGGGCGCATCAATATCGAAGGCAATATGCGCGACGTCATGGCGGCGGCATCGGCGCTGTTGCCGGGGTCGCCCGTAGAGGCGGCGCAAGGCGGATGGCTGACCGAACTGGTGCGCCGCGTGATGTCGGTGTGGCGCCATTCCATCGAGCGGGACGCCAAGCAGATCGAATTCCATTACGACCTGTCCGATGATTTCTATGCGCTGTGGCTGGACCCGCGCCGTGTCTATTCCTGCGCGTATTTCCGCACGCCGGACATGACGCTGGCAGAAGCCCAGGAAGCCAAGCTTGACCTCATCTGCCGCAAGCTGCGCCTGCGTGCTGGCGAGCGTTTTCTGGATGTGGGCGCGGGCTGGGGCGGCCTGCTGCTATGGGCCGCCGAGCACTATGGCGTGGACGCCACCGGCATCACGCTGTCGCGCAACCAGCACGCGCATGTGACGAGGTTGATCCAGGAAAAGGGTCTGGCCTGCCGGGTTCGCATGGAACTGCTGGATTACCGCAAGCTGGACGAGTCCATGCCCTACGACAAGATTGCATCGGTGGGCATGTTCGAGCATGTGGGCCGCGCCCAGTTGGAAGGCTACTTCGCCAAGCTGCGCCGCTTGCTCAGGCCGGGCGGGCTGATCATGAACCACGGCATTACCGCTGCCGGCGTCTACAACGGCGAGCTGGGTAATGGCATGGGCGAATTCATCGAAAAATACATCTTCCCCGGCGGTGAATTAACGCATATCAGCGTGGTCATGCAAGCCATGACCAACGGCGGGCTGGAAGAGGTGGACGTTGAAAACCTGCGGCCGCATTACGCGCGCACGCTGTGGGCCTGGAGCGATGCGCTGGAGGCCCGCCTGCCCGAAGCGGCGCAAATACTGAGCGGTGAGCAGGGCGCGCGGTCCTTGCGCGCCTACCGCCTGTACCTGGCGGGCTGCGCCATGGCGTTCGAGCACGGCTGGATTGCCCTGCATCAGGTTCTGGGCCAGACGCCCGCGGTGGGACGGGGGGACGAACTGGATAATCCGTCCGATCTGTCTTACCCCTGGCGGCGCGATTACATGTATGCGAAGGGCGCGCAAGGTGGGCGCAGTTAA